A genome region from Flammeovirga agarivorans includes the following:
- a CDS encoding FISUMP domain-containing protein, with the protein MLTQNNFFCYLLFVCCLGCTSKIDQQPFDFDETSVEEAFTLSAPNYHDNKFYKKPQYFIDERNQEKYPTVQIKNSIWLAENIRYPLKGSIEVEIENQKDKEVLYFNHHIEKVCPKGWHVPTDEDWDSLEIFLGLEQNIVEETGWRGHHSIALKAAQYWPVKKERNKFSFNAIPTGFYLQNNGHLGRQHCTGYFAIDLEGNVWERWIMKNVSGVSKVAVNENNTTALPCRCVKNKEKTGV; encoded by the coding sequence ATGCTAACTCAAAACAATTTCTTTTGCTACCTTTTATTTGTTTGTTGTTTGGGGTGTACCTCCAAAATTGACCAACAACCTTTTGATTTTGATGAAACGAGTGTAGAAGAAGCATTTACGTTAAGTGCACCCAATTACCATGACAATAAGTTCTATAAAAAACCACAATACTTTATTGATGAACGTAACCAAGAAAAATACCCAACTGTACAAATAAAAAATTCGATTTGGCTCGCCGAAAACATACGGTACCCGTTAAAAGGGTCGATTGAAGTTGAAATAGAAAATCAGAAGGATAAGGAAGTATTGTATTTTAACCATCATATAGAAAAAGTCTGCCCGAAAGGATGGCATGTTCCTACGGATGAAGATTGGGATTCTTTGGAAATCTTTTTGGGATTAGAACAAAATATTGTGGAAGAAACTGGTTGGAGAGGTCATCATTCTATAGCATTAAAGGCCGCTCAATATTGGCCAGTTAAGAAAGAGAGAAATAAGTTTTCTTTTAATGCCATCCCTACTGGTTTTTACTTACAAAATAATGGACATTTGGGTCGACAGCATTGTACTGGTTATTTTGCTATAGATTTAGAGGGCAATGTTTGGGAAAGGTGGATTATGAAAAATGTTAGCGGAGTATCCAAAGTAGCTGTAAACGAAAATAATACTACGGCATTACCCTGCCGATGCGTCAAAAATAAAGAAAAAACGGGTGTATGA
- a CDS encoding TolC family protein encodes MIASVGFAQNFQDPFLNEYRKEALDHEQHIKMAENNVEISYRQYKMSVADLMPKVNASADYWYVQNPMMMTLPDIEQLGDLAGAELGQGANHQYGLYTSVTQPIYRGGVLKERKDKAAIKQEMSLDQLKITQLDVVQMTDLQYWKSVAQKELVHAMYSYRDDLTRIEKLVAHKVEVGTVNRSDLLMTEVRVNRANLAVIQSENDLKVFTMSLNRLLGREFESMLELSDSIVHEPPISNVILAIDRPEYHLEEKRLLSTESDINITKGLYRPQLSAVGTGSFSSPGYNFQPGAVPNVQAGLMLSIPIYHAGKKQQMVTASKLKRSNQELQLQRTREIHDLEIAQKRVAWENSIKETEIAQTSVAKARENAATLEERFDEGLIDILEVIDAQLYLEQAVIEYIQSKLKTKIQYTYYLRAIGHLTTN; translated from the coding sequence ATGATAGCGAGTGTTGGTTTTGCTCAGAACTTCCAAGATCCATTTCTAAATGAATACAGAAAAGAAGCATTGGATCATGAACAGCATATAAAAATGGCTGAAAACAATGTTGAAATCAGCTACCGACAATATAAAATGAGTGTGGCAGATTTAATGCCTAAGGTAAATGCTTCTGCCGATTATTGGTATGTTCAAAACCCAATGATGATGACATTGCCAGATATTGAACAATTAGGGGATCTTGCAGGAGCAGAACTTGGACAAGGCGCTAATCATCAATATGGTTTGTATACTTCCGTTACTCAACCTATTTATAGAGGTGGAGTATTAAAAGAAAGAAAGGATAAGGCAGCAATAAAACAAGAGATGTCATTGGATCAATTGAAAATTACTCAATTGGATGTGGTACAAATGACCGATCTCCAGTATTGGAAATCTGTAGCACAGAAAGAACTTGTTCATGCTATGTATAGCTACAGAGATGATCTTACTAGAATAGAGAAGTTGGTCGCTCACAAAGTTGAAGTAGGTACTGTAAACCGCAGTGATCTTTTAATGACCGAAGTACGAGTGAACAGAGCAAATCTTGCAGTGATACAATCTGAAAACGATTTAAAAGTCTTTACCATGTCACTGAATAGACTATTAGGTAGAGAATTTGAGTCGATGTTGGAGCTTAGTGATTCGATCGTTCATGAGCCACCAATAAGTAACGTAATTCTTGCTATCGATAGACCAGAATATCATTTAGAAGAAAAAAGGTTGTTATCGACAGAATCTGATATCAATATCACCAAAGGGTTATATCGACCACAACTTTCTGCAGTCGGAACAGGTTCTTTTTCTTCTCCAGGGTATAACTTTCAGCCAGGTGCAGTTCCCAATGTACAAGCAGGTTTAATGTTGAGTATTCCTATTTATCATGCAGGGAAAAAACAACAAATGGTGACAGCTTCTAAGTTGAAAAGAAGTAATCAGGAGTTGCAACTACAGAGAACCAGAGAAATTCATGATTTGGAAATAGCACAAAAAAGAGTAGCCTGGGAAAATAGTATTAAGGAAACAGAAATTGCTCAAACATCTGTTGCGAAGGCAAGAGAAAATGCAGCTACATTAGAAGAAAGGTTTGATGAAGGGTTAATTGATATTTTAGAAGTAATCGATGCACAGTTATACTTAGAACAAGCTGTCATTGAGTACATCCAAAGTAAATTGAAAACGAAAATACAATATACTTATTACTTACGCGCAATCGGACATTTAACAACGAACTAA
- a CDS encoding efflux RND transporter periplasmic adaptor subunit: MITFLVGCTSKKEEEQNKKPQLVKVVQLNESNQYKTKIVTGVSAPNKEVNLSFRVSGPLSKFTLEEGQYIRKGDFIGQIDQRDFQLAVQKAEASFQMAKLEKKRAKKLFLSNNISKQHYDQAILNFETAKVNLNNAENALKDTRLVSPFSGYVKTTSVEQGEHVRASQRIITLQDFSKVRVLCNVPEEMVLNKEQIDHIQVVFDGMPKKTFQAKIIEISNDTENINYAYPMILEVDNHETSLLSGMTAELYFNLTTINFNTAILPTNAVMASPNGQRFVWGVHPDHQTLSPVQVKIEKLLNDNKMMVQIEEPADFIVSAGATFLSDGQKVRTIQDNSIITAN, encoded by the coding sequence TTGATAACATTTCTCGTGGGCTGTACTTCCAAAAAGGAAGAAGAACAGAACAAAAAACCACAATTGGTAAAAGTGGTTCAACTCAACGAATCCAACCAATACAAAACAAAAATTGTAACAGGTGTTTCCGCACCAAATAAAGAAGTTAACTTATCTTTTAGAGTCAGTGGCCCTTTGTCAAAATTTACATTGGAAGAAGGTCAATACATTAGAAAGGGCGACTTTATCGGGCAAATAGACCAAAGAGATTTTCAGTTAGCAGTACAAAAAGCAGAGGCTTCGTTTCAGATGGCTAAGCTTGAAAAGAAAAGAGCAAAAAAGCTTTTTCTAAGCAATAATATATCAAAACAGCATTACGACCAAGCTATCCTAAATTTCGAAACGGCAAAGGTAAATCTTAATAATGCGGAAAATGCATTGAAGGATACGCGTTTGGTTAGCCCATTTTCGGGTTATGTGAAGACAACATCTGTAGAACAAGGCGAACATGTTAGAGCATCACAAAGGATAATTACTCTGCAAGATTTTTCTAAGGTAAGAGTATTGTGTAATGTGCCAGAAGAGATGGTGCTGAACAAAGAACAAATAGACCATATTCAAGTCGTTTTTGATGGTATGCCGAAGAAAACTTTCCAGGCGAAAATTATCGAAATTTCAAACGATACAGAAAATATTAATTACGCATATCCAATGATATTAGAGGTGGATAATCATGAAACATCACTTTTATCGGGTATGACTGCTGAGTTATATTTTAATCTAACTACTATCAATTTCAATACTGCTATACTACCGACTAACGCAGTGATGGCTTCCCCGAATGGACAACGTTTCGTTTGGGGGGTGCATCCTGATCATCAGACATTATCTCCAGTTCAAGTAAAAATCGAAAAGCTACTCAACGATAATAAGATGATGGTTCAAATAGAAGAACCTGCAGATTTTATTGTTTCCGCTGGAGCAACTTTCTTATCAGATGGACAGAAAGTAAGAACTATACAAGACAATTCTATCATTACAGCCAATTAA
- a CDS encoding efflux RND transporter permease subunit: MNLTKFTIENKPFSWFVLALVVLGGIISYEKVGKLEDAPFTIKQAVVLTQYPGASAEEVEQQVTDKLEEAIQAMDGLDYLDSDSRPGVSRILVVLKKTVPGDEIPQMWDVLRRKVGDIQPQLPTGAHPSIVNDDFADVLGLFYGIYGEGYSYRELNDIADDFKKELLKVPNVAKVTLFGKAQESIDIKLSYTAMNQLGISLEQVMNALNKQNKLVNAGFINTEKQRLRVKIGGDFSTVNEIGSFLVSTENGEQIKLKDIATVEESYVTPYTSKMKIQGLPAVGFAVSASAGANVVEVGAAVEQRLEKLQQDLPAGVLLKNIYNQGAESKEANDGFIFNLIASVGTVVLILLFFIGLKNGILVGSGLVFSILGTLIFMLVFGINMERVSLAALIIAMGMLVDNSIVVIESILMKIKQGVPKRQAILEAAQSSAWPLLGATIIAILTFLPIRISPDATGEYLSSLFSVLAISLSLSWIFALTQSALVCDDFIKDDNNAQVEGSLYQGKFYDIFRSVLRTSIKYKYASLAIIIGLFASSLFTAKYMKIVFMPELEKRLFKINAFAPEGSYILYTEEQGDKVYHWLKAQEEVNDVTMTIGMTPPRYFLASSAYGPQSNVLSFIVECDDFDNVSKVFQRLEEEKYDLFPELFVRPELYSVMSPLDGKVEARFMGKDIQVLDSLHHVAMDIMRESPLSRHVHSSWFNMSPNWNAMYSNNKAARAGVTRTDIANSFRIMGDGIPVGTYREENELMPIMLKTNEGTVADITKVENMGVLSGNKTVPLQQITTGMQVDYEYPIIQTYNRQRAISALCDPKDGITTAELQNDIVSKIEAIELPDGYSLMWDAEKKNQSEAVSAIVTFFPLAFMLIIAILIALFGNYKQPMIVILLLPLSLIGVIFGLVGLGKAFDFMSFIGWIGLLGMVIKNIIVLLDEVNIQRKEGQSHLESIIYATISRTRPVLMAAITTMFGMFPLLPDSVFGAMSVTIIFGLGFATFLTLLAVPVFYALFYQIKIK; encoded by the coding sequence ATGAACCTTACGAAATTCACCATAGAGAACAAACCATTTAGTTGGTTTGTATTAGCCTTGGTGGTGTTAGGAGGTATCATTTCTTACGAAAAAGTAGGAAAGTTAGAGGATGCACCTTTTACCATTAAACAGGCTGTAGTATTAACTCAATATCCGGGTGCTTCTGCTGAAGAAGTAGAACAACAGGTAACAGACAAGTTGGAAGAAGCGATTCAGGCAATGGATGGTTTAGACTACTTGGATTCTGATAGCAGACCGGGAGTATCAAGAATTCTGGTAGTACTCAAAAAAACTGTTCCAGGAGATGAAATTCCACAAATGTGGGATGTTTTAAGAAGAAAAGTAGGCGACATTCAACCTCAATTGCCCACAGGTGCACACCCATCAATTGTAAATGATGACTTTGCAGATGTACTGGGATTATTCTATGGTATTTATGGGGAAGGATATTCTTACAGAGAACTGAATGATATCGCTGATGATTTTAAGAAAGAATTATTAAAAGTGCCAAATGTTGCGAAAGTAACCCTTTTTGGAAAGGCACAAGAAAGCATCGATATTAAACTGTCCTACACAGCAATGAACCAATTGGGCATTTCATTAGAACAAGTGATGAATGCCTTAAATAAACAAAATAAATTGGTGAATGCAGGGTTCATCAATACAGAAAAACAACGCTTAAGAGTTAAAATCGGTGGGGACTTCTCCACAGTAAATGAAATAGGAAGTTTCTTGGTAAGTACTGAGAATGGAGAACAGATAAAGTTAAAAGATATTGCAACTGTAGAAGAAAGCTATGTTACTCCCTATACTTCTAAAATGAAGATTCAAGGTTTACCAGCAGTTGGGTTTGCCGTTTCTGCCTCAGCCGGTGCTAATGTGGTAGAAGTGGGTGCTGCGGTAGAACAAAGATTGGAAAAATTACAGCAGGATTTACCCGCAGGAGTTCTTTTAAAGAATATCTATAATCAAGGAGCTGAATCAAAGGAGGCAAATGATGGGTTTATATTTAATTTGATCGCTTCAGTCGGTACAGTGGTACTTATTTTACTGTTCTTTATTGGTTTAAAAAATGGCATATTGGTAGGTTCTGGGTTGGTATTCTCCATCCTCGGTACACTTATTTTTATGTTAGTGTTCGGAATCAATATGGAAAGAGTATCACTGGCCGCCTTGATTATCGCAATGGGTATGTTGGTAGATAATTCTATAGTTGTGATAGAATCAATCTTAATGAAAATCAAGCAAGGAGTACCTAAGCGTCAAGCCATTTTAGAAGCGGCACAATCTTCTGCTTGGCCATTATTAGGGGCGACTATAATTGCAATTCTGACTTTCCTACCAATACGTATTTCACCAGATGCAACTGGTGAATATCTATCATCTTTATTTTCAGTATTGGCCATATCGTTATCACTAAGTTGGATCTTCGCATTAACTCAATCGGCTTTAGTGTGTGATGATTTTATCAAAGATGATAATAATGCACAGGTAGAGGGGAGTTTATACCAAGGAAAATTCTATGATATTTTCCGATCGGTTCTAAGAACTTCAATCAAATATAAATACGCTTCATTAGCCATTATCATTGGGTTATTTGCATCTTCTTTATTTACCGCGAAATACATGAAAATTGTATTTATGCCCGAATTAGAGAAACGGTTATTTAAAATCAATGCATTTGCTCCCGAAGGATCGTATATTTTATATACTGAAGAACAAGGTGACAAAGTATACCATTGGTTAAAAGCTCAGGAGGAAGTTAATGACGTGACTATGACCATTGGTATGACTCCACCGAGATATTTCTTAGCATCTTCTGCTTATGGTCCTCAATCCAATGTTTTAAGTTTTATTGTTGAATGTGATGATTTTGATAATGTATCAAAAGTCTTTCAACGATTAGAAGAAGAGAAATACGACCTTTTCCCAGAGCTTTTTGTACGTCCTGAATTATATTCTGTGATGTCTCCATTAGATGGTAAAGTTGAAGCGAGGTTTATGGGTAAAGACATTCAGGTATTAGACTCTCTGCACCATGTAGCGATGGATATTATGAGGGAAAGTCCTTTATCAAGACATGTTCATAGTTCTTGGTTTAATATGTCTCCCAATTGGAATGCAATGTATTCTAACAATAAAGCAGCAAGGGCAGGGGTAACAAGAACTGATATTGCCAATTCATTTAGAATTATGGGTGATGGTATCCCGGTAGGTACTTACCGAGAAGAAAATGAGCTGATGCCGATCATGTTAAAAACGAATGAGGGGACAGTAGCTGATATCACTAAGGTGGAAAATATGGGTGTTTTATCTGGAAATAAAACCGTTCCACTTCAGCAGATTACAACAGGAATGCAGGTAGATTATGAATACCCTATTATTCAAACATACAATAGACAAAGAGCCATTTCAGCGTTATGTGATCCAAAAGATGGGATAACTACAGCTGAACTACAGAATGATATTGTATCTAAAATCGAAGCCATCGAATTGCCAGACGGCTATAGTTTAATGTGGGATGCAGAAAAGAAAAACCAATCTGAAGCAGTGTCTGCGATTGTTACTTTCTTCCCATTAGCATTTATGCTAATTATTGCCATCCTGATCGCTTTATTTGGAAACTACAAACAACCAATGATTGTCATCTTATTGTTACCCTTATCTCTTATTGGAGTAATCTTCGGATTAGTAGGGTTGGGTAAAGCATTTGACTTTATGTCTTTTATTGGTTGGATTGGTTTACTTGGAATGGTGATCAAAAACATTATCGTTTTACTCGATGAGGTAAACATTCAAAGAAAAGAGGGGCAATCGCATTTGGAATCTATTATTTATGCAACGATTTCAAGAACAAGACCGGTATTAATGGCAGCGATTACAACTATGTTTGGAATGTTCCCATTACTGCCAGATAGTGTCTTTGGAGCCATGTCTGTAACCATTATTTTCGGTCTAGGCTTTGCAACATTCTTAACCTTATTAGCCGTTCCAGTTTTCTACGCATTATTCTATCAAATCAAAATCAAATAA
- a CDS encoding alpha-amylase family glycosyl hydrolase, with translation MDIRKVLLFTFLLISTVSFGQSFTGQQINQGYAIFSDDVTFIFDEKIYDKHPTQVTVTGSFRGWSSDMDDSQWQLKKIGGQWILTLNNKDFEVISPQAEFKFRINDGEWLSPASVSPNQKGGNLVFMQDAVLPGLKAELKSENLIWADVVGDRPLNPSDYIITSAAGDTIKVAGVLPNGSTTTLITPETPLNKKRVYYLHIPSQELSALCSFDGWFRETFSTKELGANIDNGKTTVRLFAPRATMVKLYLYKGKDDKKAYETIEMKEDINGVWEAFFDKDLHGVWYDFTIHGHKDPGNLFYETTNVHVSDPYARVSDDTWGKCRIWHRTVPATPLAQGIPAMEDVIAYEVHVQDFTDNLPVDESIKGRLPAMHKAGLKNKKGEKIGFDYLVDLGINTVHLMPIQEYIHYPTDDWKASFKDDEYMISQGVSEENYQWGYRTSHAMAVETRYRSLGKEAGEERNEFRDLVQAFHDKDIAVIIDIVPNHTAENMDGNSWIFNFNGIDKQYYYRTKDLEHIGDYGNEVKTENRPMTQRWLIDQCQYYIKEFGIDGFRIDLAGQVDQQTLIALKNAIGEDKIVYGEPWIGSNDPEFEANPDWDWYKEDSPITFFQDDSRGAYKGPVFKLTDRATDRGWAGGKFDERAAVMRGLENSNKEDKTPNSGITYLDIHDNFALSDQFGGEKFDGRTSVDQDNYKIAVTLLYTSLGPIVTNGGSEIMRSKADAPLKEVVKTTNKGYKVYMHGYRDTYNHRTANQYKWETVGQMPKEGNTNDYKNMYKFWKGMNEFRLSEYGKVFRTGGEVAEGYYQFITPKEDNLLGYIVDNKVFVLLNSGEKEGSFNDITLPEGNWKLIANTNEVNIKKGVKDKKSMMKLKGGQTTSFTLPSTSLMIWVKQ, from the coding sequence ATGGATATAAGAAAAGTCCTACTTTTTACATTCTTATTGATATCTACTGTGTCTTTTGGTCAGTCGTTTACTGGTCAACAAATCAACCAAGGATATGCAATATTTAGTGATGATGTCACCTTTATTTTCGATGAGAAAATTTATGATAAGCATCCAACTCAGGTGACCGTTACAGGTTCATTTAGAGGATGGAGCAGTGACATGGACGATTCGCAGTGGCAACTTAAAAAAATTGGTGGTCAGTGGATTCTTACACTCAATAACAAAGATTTTGAGGTTATTTCTCCTCAGGCCGAATTTAAATTCAGAATTAATGATGGAGAATGGTTATCACCTGCATCCGTTTCACCCAATCAGAAAGGTGGTAACCTTGTATTTATGCAAGATGCCGTACTTCCCGGTTTAAAAGCAGAATTAAAAAGTGAAAACCTGATCTGGGCTGATGTTGTGGGCGACCGTCCATTAAATCCTTCTGATTATATTATTACTAGTGCTGCAGGAGATACAATAAAAGTAGCAGGAGTTTTACCCAACGGTTCTACAACAACTTTAATTACGCCAGAGACTCCCCTTAATAAAAAGAGAGTTTATTACCTGCACATCCCATCGCAAGAATTATCGGCACTATGTTCATTTGATGGTTGGTTCAGAGAGACTTTCTCAACGAAAGAGTTAGGTGCAAATATTGATAATGGAAAAACAACGGTTCGTCTTTTTGCTCCAAGAGCAACTATGGTGAAGTTATACTTATATAAAGGAAAAGACGATAAAAAGGCCTACGAAACCATTGAAATGAAAGAGGATATCAACGGTGTTTGGGAAGCCTTTTTTGATAAGGATTTACATGGTGTGTGGTACGATTTTACTATCCATGGACACAAAGATCCAGGTAACCTATTCTATGAGACTACAAATGTTCACGTATCAGACCCATATGCTAGAGTAAGTGATGATACTTGGGGAAAATGTAGAATTTGGCACCGTACAGTACCTGCAACTCCATTAGCTCAGGGTATTCCAGCAATGGAAGATGTAATTGCTTATGAAGTACATGTTCAGGACTTTACCGATAATTTACCGGTTGACGAAAGCATTAAAGGTAGATTACCAGCGATGCATAAAGCAGGTTTGAAAAATAAGAAAGGTGAAAAAATTGGTTTTGATTACTTAGTTGATTTAGGAATTAACACCGTTCACTTAATGCCAATCCAAGAATATATTCATTACCCAACAGACGATTGGAAAGCTTCTTTTAAAGATGATGAGTACATGATTTCTCAAGGAGTAAGCGAAGAAAACTACCAGTGGGGGTATAGAACATCTCATGCCATGGCCGTAGAAACTCGTTACCGTTCTTTAGGTAAAGAAGCAGGTGAGGAGCGTAATGAATTCAGAGATTTGGTTCAAGCTTTCCATGACAAAGATATTGCTGTAATTATTGATATTGTACCGAACCATACTGCAGAAAATATGGATGGGAATTCATGGATTTTCAACTTCAATGGTATCGATAAACAGTATTATTACAGAACAAAAGACTTGGAACATATCGGGGATTATGGTAACGAGGTGAAAACAGAAAATCGTCCGATGACACAACGTTGGTTGATTGATCAATGCCAATATTATATCAAAGAATTTGGTATTGATGGTTTTAGAATTGACTTAGCGGGTCAAGTAGATCAGCAAACATTAATCGCATTAAAGAATGCTATTGGTGAAGACAAAATCGTATATGGTGAGCCTTGGATTGGTTCTAATGACCCTGAGTTTGAAGCAAACCCAGATTGGGATTGGTACAAAGAAGATTCACCAATAACATTCTTCCAAGATGACTCTAGAGGAGCATACAAAGGACCAGTCTTTAAACTAACGGATCGAGCTACAGATAGAGGATGGGCTGGAGGTAAGTTTGATGAAAGAGCTGCTGTAATGAGAGGTCTTGAAAATTCAAACAAAGAAGATAAAACTCCTAACTCAGGTATCACCTACTTGGATATTCATGATAACTTTGCATTATCTGACCAATTTGGTGGCGAAAAATTTGACGGTCGTACAAGTGTAGATCAAGATAATTATAAGATAGCCGTTACTTTATTATATACATCATTAGGACCAATCGTTACTAACGGTGGTTCAGAAATTATGCGTTCTAAAGCGGATGCTCCTTTAAAAGAAGTAGTAAAAACTACAAATAAAGGATATAAGGTGTATATGCATGGATATAGAGATACTTATAACCACAGAACTGCCAACCAATATAAGTGGGAGACCGTAGGGCAGATGCCTAAAGAGGGCAATACAAATGATTATAAAAACATGTATAAATTCTGGAAAGGCATGAACGAATTCCGCCTGTCAGAATATGGTAAAGTTTTTAGAACAGGAGGTGAAGTTGCAGAAGGATATTACCAGTTTATCACACCGAAAGAAGATAATTTATTAGGGTATATTGTCGATAATAAAGTATTTGTACTTCTGAATTCTGGAGAAAAAGAAGGATCATTTAATGATATTACTTTACCAGAAGGAAATTGGAAATTAATTGCCAATACAAATGAAGTGAACATCAAAAAAGGTGTCAAAGACAAAAAGTCTATGATGAAGTTAAAAGGAGGTCAAACTACCTCATTTACCCTTCCATCAACATCTTTAATGATTTGGGTTAAGCAATAA